Proteins from a genomic interval of Rhodococcus rhodochrous:
- a CDS encoding ABC transporter ATP-binding protein: MTTKFSATGLFAGYGRGRPCVRDVDIELWSGQVLALLGPNGAGKTTLLLTLAGLLTPLGGSMELDGQPVAAGNARAASKAGIVLVPDDRSLFKSLTVVENLRLARHKDGPTIDEVIEYFPALGERRSIAAGMLSGGEQQMLALGRAFVQAPKVLLVDELSMGLAPVVVDSLLPVVRSFADERNAAVVLVEQHVHMALSVADHAMVLRHGEVTTSGPAAELAASPHLLEQAYLGESAGADSVVF, translated from the coding sequence GTGACGACGAAGTTCAGTGCCACCGGACTGTTCGCAGGCTACGGCCGCGGACGGCCGTGTGTGCGGGATGTGGACATCGAACTGTGGTCCGGGCAGGTGCTGGCATTGCTCGGCCCGAACGGGGCGGGCAAGACCACGCTGCTGCTGACCCTGGCGGGATTGCTCACCCCGCTCGGTGGGTCGATGGAACTCGACGGCCAACCCGTCGCGGCGGGCAACGCACGCGCGGCGTCGAAGGCCGGCATCGTGCTCGTCCCCGACGATCGCTCACTGTTCAAGTCCCTCACGGTCGTCGAGAACCTGCGCCTCGCCCGCCACAAGGACGGCCCGACGATCGACGAGGTGATCGAGTACTTCCCGGCACTCGGGGAACGCCGCTCGATCGCGGCGGGCATGCTCTCCGGCGGCGAACAGCAGATGCTCGCGCTCGGACGGGCTTTCGTCCAGGCACCGAAGGTGCTGCTCGTCGACGAACTGAGCATGGGTCTCGCGCCCGTGGTTGTCGACTCGTTGCTGCCCGTCGTCCGCAGTTTCGCCGATGAGAGGAACGCCGCGGTCGTGCTCGTCGAGCAGCACGTGCACATGGCGCTGTCGGTTGCCGACCACGCGATGGTGCTGCGGCACGGCGAGGTGACGACGAGCGGCCCCGCCGCCGAACTCGCGGCCTCCCCGCATCTGCTCGAGCAGGCATATCTGGGGGAATCGGCCGGAGCGGATTCGGTCGTCTTCTGA
- a CDS encoding acyl-CoA dehydrogenase family protein, giving the protein MAWDFSTEHEFQQKLDWMTTFVRDEIRPLETLELTWPQLLKAIAPLQQEVKSQQLWAAHLDPELGGQGYGQVKLGLMHEILGSSPLGPLVFGCQAPDSGNAEILAAVGTDEQKRRWLDPLLAGEKYSAFALTEPDNAGADPTNLQTTAVRDGNEWVLDGHKWFISNASTADFVIVVAVTDPDAERHRRASQFIVPIDAPGLEVVRDIASMENPSPRDNTYGSHCEVVLRGVRVGDDALLGNAGDGFLISQKRLGPGRIHHCMRWIGQANRAFDMMCERATYRFAHGSVLGEKQTVRNWIADSAAEMQALRLMTLQAAWVIDTKGTKEARKEIAMIKYYGAKILHDIIDRSIQTHGSLGYSSDLPLDFMYRAARAARLYDGPDEVHRDTVAKLILRGYEAPADRIPSEHVPTRRRAAQERYADLFDEVLASV; this is encoded by the coding sequence ATGGCATGGGATTTCTCCACCGAGCACGAATTTCAGCAGAAGCTGGACTGGATGACCACCTTCGTGCGCGACGAGATCCGTCCGCTGGAAACGCTCGAACTCACCTGGCCGCAGCTGTTGAAAGCCATCGCGCCGCTGCAGCAGGAGGTCAAGTCCCAGCAACTGTGGGCCGCTCATCTCGATCCCGAACTCGGTGGCCAGGGCTATGGTCAGGTCAAACTCGGCCTGATGCACGAGATCCTCGGCTCCTCCCCGCTCGGCCCTCTCGTGTTCGGTTGCCAGGCACCGGATTCCGGCAACGCCGAGATCCTGGCCGCGGTGGGCACCGACGAGCAGAAGCGCCGCTGGCTCGACCCGTTGCTCGCCGGTGAGAAGTATTCCGCCTTCGCCCTGACCGAGCCCGACAACGCCGGCGCCGACCCGACGAACCTGCAGACCACCGCCGTGCGCGACGGCAACGAGTGGGTGCTCGACGGGCACAAGTGGTTCATCAGCAACGCCTCGACCGCCGATTTCGTCATCGTCGTCGCCGTCACCGATCCGGACGCGGAACGACACCGCCGGGCATCGCAGTTCATCGTCCCGATCGACGCTCCCGGCCTCGAGGTGGTGCGTGACATCGCGTCGATGGAGAATCCCTCACCCCGGGACAACACTTACGGTTCGCATTGCGAGGTCGTCCTGCGCGGTGTGCGCGTCGGTGACGACGCCCTGCTCGGCAATGCCGGCGACGGCTTCCTCATCTCCCAGAAACGTCTCGGCCCCGGCCGGATCCACCACTGCATGCGCTGGATCGGGCAGGCCAACCGCGCTTTCGACATGATGTGCGAGCGCGCCACCTACCGTTTCGCCCATGGCAGTGTCCTGGGCGAGAAGCAGACGGTGCGCAACTGGATCGCCGACTCTGCCGCCGAGATGCAGGCCCTGCGCCTGATGACCCTACAGGCCGCCTGGGTGATCGACACGAAGGGCACGAAGGAGGCGCGCAAGGAGATCGCCATGATCAAGTACTACGGTGCGAAAATCCTGCACGACATCATCGATCGGTCGATACAGACACACGGCTCTCTCGGTTACAGCTCCGACCTGCCGCTGGACTTCATGTACCGCGCGGCCCGCGCCGCACGGTTGTACGACGGCCCCGACGAGGTACACCGCGACACCGTCGCCAAGCTGATCCTTCGCGGCTACGAGGCCCCCGCAGACCGCATCCCGTCCGAGCACGTGCCGACCCGTCGGCGCGCGGCGCAGGAGCGCTACGCCGACCTGTTCGACGAGGTCCTCGCCTCCGTCTGA
- a CDS encoding phosphotransferase family protein gives MPTDTTHSDLLGVDLTAVRDWMDAQGLGSGDLTAASPIGGGTQNVMLGFERSGVHYVLRRGPKHLRPHSNRMMAREMTLLRALAGTTVPHPTFVAGSENTDILGAAFYLMHAVDGYNAAESLAPGHAADRGARHRMGLAMVDALTELGRVDPVQIGLSDFGRPDGFLDRQVARWSSELESYTLLPGYPTVLLPGVDRIASWLDDHKPRTWTPGILHGDYHVSNVMFDRIDPVLTAIVDWEMATIGDPLLDLGWMLAMWPDTDGGSDLLESRLAAAGGLPSRTELIDRYAANTERDLSAIDWYTALAGFKLGIILEGTYARACSGQASTEVGDRLHRYALRLFDRTLRFLD, from the coding sequence ATGCCGACCGACACCACACACAGCGACCTCCTCGGGGTCGACCTCACCGCCGTGCGGGACTGGATGGACGCGCAGGGCCTCGGGTCCGGTGATCTGACCGCCGCCTCGCCTATCGGGGGTGGAACGCAGAACGTCATGCTCGGCTTCGAACGTTCCGGCGTCCACTACGTCCTCCGAAGGGGACCGAAACACCTTCGGCCACATTCGAATCGGATGATGGCGAGAGAGATGACGCTGCTCCGCGCACTCGCCGGCACCACCGTGCCGCATCCCACCTTCGTCGCCGGCAGCGAGAACACCGACATTCTCGGCGCAGCCTTCTACCTGATGCACGCTGTGGACGGCTACAACGCCGCCGAGTCACTTGCCCCCGGCCACGCCGCCGATCGCGGCGCCCGCCACCGGATGGGACTGGCCATGGTGGACGCGCTCACAGAACTCGGTCGTGTCGACCCCGTGCAGATCGGGCTCAGCGACTTCGGTCGTCCCGACGGTTTCCTCGACCGCCAAGTCGCTCGCTGGAGCAGCGAACTCGAGTCCTACACGCTGCTGCCGGGCTACCCGACAGTGCTGTTGCCCGGTGTCGACCGGATCGCGTCCTGGCTCGACGACCACAAACCCCGGACCTGGACACCGGGAATCCTGCACGGCGACTATCACGTCTCCAACGTGATGTTCGATCGCATCGATCCGGTGCTCACCGCCATCGTCGACTGGGAGATGGCGACCATCGGGGATCCCCTCCTCGACCTCGGCTGGATGCTCGCCATGTGGCCGGACACGGACGGCGGATCCGACCTGCTCGAGAGCCGTCTCGCCGCGGCAGGTGGTCTCCCGTCCCGCACCGAACTGATCGACCGGTACGCGGCGAACACCGAGCGCGATCTGAGCGCAATCGACTGGTACACGGCGCTGGCCGGCTTCAAACTCGGCATCATCCTCGAAGGCACCTACGCGCGCGCCTGTTCCGGGCAGGCATCCACCGAGGTCGGTGATCGCCTGCACCGCTACGCCCTTCGACTGTTCGACCGCACTCTGCGGTTCCTCGACTGA
- a CDS encoding GAF domain-containing protein yields MTLLPSAGTESTTRPDAVGTVPPASADPPRERDVITAFAEITGEAIGDADLEHLLRSVCVKLCSVIGVSRSSLYLKRPDGRFRGAAGHCSDQGDITEAVKRQESGIAGDRFSREVIETARPVLIDDVANDPRPHRRTMEHWRVRAMLGVPLVFDGEVIGLLFVDDKDRDHVYTQEDVEIAEMFAQLSALFISQAMLNVRLRSQASEIARSRNTLAYLADVHRKLTNAVLEGADIHSVVTLLSSLSAKPVVLYDEDFRVLAWASPATLGLDRPPVISQQVRRMPSVEAELAGLSPERPSAIVPPTLSVGLGRRHLMCRLIIEGRPNGYLGIVEVGRSLETVDSHLAEHGATVLSLQILSERRQIETQGQARDDYLSDLLRNTRDKEHLLRRGPQFGIDLTHPHVLVRFELSADPRTTASAAQRLVTRRFREVFGIDEPAAVKLPGHVIVLVPLPDGGSAEEMQTLRDRVGRVRESLQPELATGATVISGVCREITGFPQAAREMKEVADIARSFDWSDGVLDVTELGLFRVVVSSGRVKDAVRFAHEYVHAVRGADDGVLLETWRAFVAAEGRVQGAALALEVHENTVRYRMGKIKELTGLDPTSLDVLLAARLAFQILDFAAR; encoded by the coding sequence ATGACACTGCTGCCGAGCGCGGGCACCGAGAGCACCACGCGGCCCGACGCCGTCGGCACTGTGCCACCCGCCTCCGCCGACCCGCCGCGAGAACGCGACGTCATCACCGCCTTCGCCGAGATAACCGGGGAGGCCATCGGGGACGCCGACCTCGAACACCTCCTGCGCTCGGTGTGTGTGAAGCTGTGCAGCGTCATCGGAGTCTCCCGGTCATCGCTCTACCTCAAACGTCCGGACGGCCGGTTCCGAGGCGCCGCCGGCCACTGTTCCGACCAGGGTGACATCACCGAGGCCGTCAAACGCCAGGAGTCCGGTATCGCGGGCGACCGGTTCAGCCGGGAAGTCATCGAGACCGCGCGCCCTGTCCTCATCGACGACGTCGCCAACGATCCGCGCCCGCACCGCCGCACCATGGAGCACTGGCGGGTGCGGGCGATGCTGGGTGTGCCGCTGGTGTTCGACGGCGAGGTCATCGGCCTGCTCTTCGTCGACGACAAGGACCGCGATCACGTCTACACCCAAGAGGACGTCGAGATCGCGGAGATGTTCGCGCAGCTCAGTGCGCTGTTCATCAGTCAGGCGATGCTCAACGTCCGGCTGCGCAGCCAGGCCTCGGAGATCGCCCGCAGCCGCAACACGCTTGCCTATCTCGCGGACGTGCACCGCAAACTCACCAACGCCGTCCTCGAAGGCGCCGACATCCACAGCGTGGTGACGCTGCTGTCGAGCTTGTCCGCCAAACCCGTAGTGCTCTACGACGAGGACTTCCGGGTCCTGGCCTGGGCGTCTCCTGCAACGCTCGGTCTCGACCGCCCGCCCGTTATCTCCCAGCAGGTGCGGAGGATGCCGTCGGTCGAGGCGGAACTGGCGGGTCTCAGCCCGGAACGTCCCTCCGCGATCGTCCCACCGACTCTGTCGGTGGGACTCGGACGACGGCACCTGATGTGCCGGCTGATCATCGAAGGGCGGCCGAACGGCTATCTCGGCATCGTCGAGGTCGGGCGTTCCCTCGAGACGGTGGACAGCCATCTGGCCGAGCACGGCGCGACGGTGCTGTCACTGCAGATCCTGTCCGAACGACGCCAGATCGAAACCCAGGGTCAAGCGCGAGACGACTATCTGTCCGACCTGCTGCGCAACACCCGCGACAAGGAGCATCTGCTGCGCCGGGGCCCCCAGTTCGGCATCGACCTCACCCACCCGCACGTGCTGGTACGTTTCGAGCTGTCCGCTGACCCGCGTACCACCGCCTCCGCGGCGCAACGGCTCGTCACCCGCCGGTTCCGGGAGGTCTTCGGCATCGACGAACCCGCCGCGGTGAAACTGCCCGGCCACGTGATCGTGCTCGTCCCGCTCCCCGACGGCGGGTCGGCGGAGGAGATGCAGACCCTCCGCGACCGGGTCGGGCGGGTGCGGGAGTCACTGCAACCCGAGCTCGCCACCGGCGCCACGGTCATCTCCGGCGTGTGCCGCGAGATCACCGGCTTCCCGCAGGCGGCCCGCGAGATGAAAGAGGTTGCCGACATCGCGCGATCGTTCGACTGGTCCGACGGTGTCCTCGACGTCACCGAACTCGGGCTCTTCCGCGTCGTCGTCAGTTCCGGACGCGTCAAGGACGCAGTGCGCTTCGCCCACGAGTACGTCCACGCCGTGCGCGGTGCCGACGACGGTGTGCTGCTCGAGACGTGGCGGGCGTTCGTCGCCGCGGAGGGAAGGGTGCAGGGCGCCGCGCTGGCGCTCGAGGTCCACGAGAACACGGTCCGGTACCGCATGGGCAAGATCAAGGAACTCACCGGCCTGGACCCGACGAGTCTGGACGTACTGCTCGCTGCGCGCCTGGCCTTCCAGATCCTCGACTTCGCGGCCCGCTGA
- a CDS encoding bifunctional 3,4-dihydroxy-2-butanone-4-phosphate synthase/GTP cyclohydrolase II produces the protein MPHTPAQQVELAVETLAAGGMVVVVDDDERENEGDLVAAAATMTAEQMAFVVRHTTGIVCAPMTAHRADVLELPPMVERNTDAHGTAFTITVDHVSTGTGVSAEDRAATVRALAADTTESPDLRRPGHIFPLRAREGGVLARAGHTEATVDLLRLAGAGDVGVIGEIVAEDGSMRRGDDLVEFARVHDLPMLHIADLVRYRAATEPFVELVAEATMPTEFGQFRAVAFRSVLDGTEHLALVMGDVTAAGRSHEGVLVRVHSECLTGDILGSLRCDCGAQLEQALAEIAREGCGVLVYLRGHEGRGIGLAHKIRAYSLQEQGLDTVDANRALGLPDDSRSYGVGARILADLGVRRMRLITNNPAKLGGLEGYSIDIVGRVALPTVATAHNVRYLRTKRDRMGHVLDHGLPDAMAT, from the coding sequence ATGCCTCACACACCCGCACAGCAGGTCGAGCTCGCCGTCGAGACCCTCGCCGCCGGCGGCATGGTCGTCGTCGTGGACGACGACGAGCGTGAGAACGAAGGCGATCTGGTCGCCGCGGCGGCCACGATGACCGCCGAACAGATGGCATTCGTCGTCCGCCACACCACCGGCATCGTGTGCGCGCCCATGACGGCCCATCGTGCCGATGTGCTCGAGCTGCCTCCGATGGTCGAACGCAACACCGATGCGCACGGCACGGCGTTCACCATCACCGTCGATCACGTCTCGACCGGTACCGGGGTCAGCGCCGAGGACCGAGCGGCGACCGTGCGGGCGCTCGCCGCCGACACCACCGAGTCCCCGGACCTGCGCCGACCGGGTCACATCTTCCCGCTGCGCGCCCGCGAGGGTGGGGTCCTCGCCCGGGCCGGACACACCGAGGCGACCGTCGATCTGCTGCGTCTCGCCGGCGCCGGTGATGTCGGCGTGATCGGCGAGATCGTCGCCGAGGACGGTTCGATGCGCCGGGGAGACGACCTCGTCGAGTTCGCGCGCGTCCACGATCTACCGATGCTGCACATCGCGGATCTGGTGCGGTATCGCGCCGCGACCGAACCTTTCGTCGAACTGGTCGCCGAAGCGACGATGCCCACCGAGTTCGGGCAGTTCCGGGCGGTGGCGTTCCGGTCGGTTCTCGACGGCACCGAACACCTGGCGTTGGTGATGGGTGATGTCACCGCTGCCGGACGCAGCCACGAAGGCGTGCTGGTCCGCGTGCACAGCGAGTGTCTCACCGGCGACATCCTCGGTTCGTTGCGCTGCGACTGCGGCGCTCAACTCGAACAGGCCCTCGCCGAGATCGCTCGCGAAGGATGCGGGGTGCTCGTGTACCTTCGCGGCCACGAGGGTCGCGGTATCGGTCTCGCCCACAAGATCCGTGCGTACTCACTGCAGGAACAAGGTCTCGACACCGTGGACGCCAACCGCGCGCTCGGCCTGCCCGACGATTCACGAAGCTACGGCGTCGGCGCCCGCATCCTCGCCGACCTCGGGGTTCGCCGGATGCGTCTGATTACGAACAACCCAGCGAAACTCGGTGGACTCGAAGGTTATTCGATTGACATCGTCGGTCGGGTCGCACTTCCCACCGTCGCGACCGCCCACAACGTGCGGTATCTGCGGACGAAGCGGGACCGCATGGGCCACGTACTCGATCACGGCCTGCCCGACGCGATGGCCACGTGA
- a CDS encoding flavin reductase family protein, with translation MNSPATQDFTTAFRDVMAGVCTPVTVVTALDGDRPHGTTVSAFASLSMAPPMVLVALDRASDLLTVVRKQRRFGINILGHGQDALALAFARKGTDKFAGIDWSLSSDVPRIQGVPGWVACTVADLVDGGDHVVVLGHVEDADCTDNPPLTYHRRAFGTHSAGQE, from the coding sequence ATGAACTCCCCTGCCACCCAGGACTTCACCACCGCGTTCCGCGACGTGATGGCCGGCGTCTGCACCCCGGTCACGGTGGTGACCGCACTCGACGGTGATCGACCGCACGGCACCACCGTCAGTGCCTTCGCGTCGTTGTCGATGGCTCCTCCGATGGTGCTCGTCGCACTCGATCGTGCCTCGGATCTGTTGACGGTGGTCCGCAAGCAGCGCCGCTTCGGCATCAACATCCTCGGTCACGGTCAGGACGCCCTGGCCCTGGCCTTCGCCCGCAAGGGCACCGACAAGTTCGCCGGCATCGACTGGTCGCTGTCGTCCGACGTGCCTCGAATCCAAGGCGTCCCCGGCTGGGTGGCCTGCACCGTGGCGGATCTCGTCGACGGCGGTGACCACGTAGTGGTCCTCGGACACGTCGAGGACGCCGACTGTACGGACAACCCGCCGCTCACCTACCACCGGCGCGCCTTCGGAACACACAGCGCAGGACAGGAGTAG
- a CDS encoding LLM class flavin-dependent oxidoreductase, with translation MDVGMLLVFQNYHENVSDQEVFTRELDMGVDAEKYGFDAVWSAEHHFDDYSMCPDNMQIMSYLAARTSTVKLGTGAVILPWNNPVRVVEKMTMLDMMSGGRALYGMGRGLAKMEYDAFGIPMDEARGRFIEGAKITIEGLRTGVVDNPEGEFYPQSRVEIRPAPNPTYEWGRDRLFGAAMSPDSVPVIADLGVRMMTFMQFEFEKHAETINRWRDLYRERWGTEPLPPVIQDFVICHEDAEEARRLAYEHVARYFLSVIKHYDFAGEHWRNTKGYETYQVGADMIREAGMEAAADAYVEANVYGTPEQIVEKYAARHEKIGDFFANAAFAFGGLPIEQAEKALKLYGEKVVPELHKMKAPVPANA, from the coding sequence ATGGACGTCGGAATGCTGCTGGTCTTCCAGAACTACCACGAGAACGTCAGCGACCAGGAAGTCTTCACTCGCGAGCTCGACATGGGCGTCGACGCGGAGAAGTACGGCTTCGACGCCGTCTGGTCCGCCGAGCACCACTTCGACGACTACTCGATGTGCCCGGACAACATGCAGATCATGTCGTACCTCGCCGCGCGCACCTCGACGGTCAAGCTCGGCACCGGCGCCGTGATCCTGCCGTGGAACAACCCGGTGCGCGTCGTCGAGAAGATGACGATGCTCGACATGATGTCCGGTGGTCGCGCCCTCTACGGCATGGGCCGTGGCCTGGCGAAGATGGAGTACGACGCCTTCGGGATCCCCATGGACGAGGCCCGCGGACGGTTCATCGAAGGCGCGAAGATCACCATCGAGGGCCTACGCACCGGTGTCGTCGACAACCCGGAAGGCGAGTTCTACCCCCAGTCACGTGTGGAGATCCGGCCCGCCCCGAACCCGACATACGAGTGGGGTCGCGACCGTCTGTTCGGTGCGGCGATGTCGCCCGATTCTGTGCCCGTCATCGCCGACCTCGGCGTCCGCATGATGACCTTCATGCAGTTCGAGTTCGAAAAGCACGCCGAGACGATCAATCGCTGGCGCGACCTGTACCGGGAGCGCTGGGGCACCGAACCGCTGCCGCCCGTCATCCAGGACTTCGTCATCTGCCACGAGGACGCCGAAGAGGCCCGCCGGCTCGCCTACGAGCACGTCGCCCGCTACTTCCTTTCGGTTATCAAGCACTACGACTTCGCCGGTGAGCACTGGCGGAACACGAAGGGCTACGAGACGTACCAGGTGGGGGCGGACATGATCCGCGAAGCCGGCATGGAGGCCGCCGCCGACGCCTACGTGGAGGCGAACGTCTACGGCACGCCGGAGCAGATCGTCGAGAAGTACGCGGCCCGGCACGAGAAGATCGGCGACTTCTTCGCCAACGCCGCGTTCGCATTCGGTGGCCTTCCCATCGAGCAGGCCGAGAAAGCTCTGAAGCTGTACGGCGAAAAGGTCGTTCCCGAGCTGCACAAGATGAAGGCACCGGTTCCGGCCAACGCCTGA